A single genomic interval of Brevibacillus brevis harbors:
- a CDS encoding TetR/AcrR family transcriptional regulator produces MPRTKEQYEQMRNATKQKIQSAAMQLFVQKGYGSTNVQDIADTAGISIGLLYRHYKSKETLFDELVDYALAGIQKNIDFFESAVSPKQALDQFVKEVHSDMMTGEEFANLLILMAQSFLSGGGTNEKQSEVARLSDNMFRATAQLIKKGQSLGEFRSGEPDEMVVFFYSTLHGLAMMNGMRKNNFTMPSPFILTSFLYKEGE; encoded by the coding sequence ATGCCCCGCACCAAAGAACAATACGAACAAATGCGCAATGCAACCAAACAGAAAATACAATCGGCAGCCATGCAGCTATTCGTTCAAAAAGGATACGGCTCTACGAATGTCCAGGACATCGCGGATACGGCTGGAATCAGCATTGGACTTTTGTATCGGCATTACAAATCAAAAGAGACCTTGTTTGACGAACTGGTGGATTATGCACTTGCAGGCATACAGAAAAACATTGATTTTTTCGAGTCGGCCGTTTCACCCAAACAAGCATTGGATCAGTTTGTGAAAGAAGTTCACAGCGACATGATGACAGGCGAAGAGTTTGCAAATTTGCTGATCCTGATGGCGCAATCGTTTCTATCGGGAGGCGGGACAAACGAGAAACAAAGCGAGGTAGCTCGCCTTAGCGACAACATGTTCCGCGCTACAGCCCAGCTTATCAAGAAAGGTCAGTCACTTGGCGAATTCCGTTCAGGAGAGCCAGACGAAATGGTCGTGTTTTTCTATTCGACACTTCACGGGCTAGCTATGATGAATGGGATGCGGAAAAACAACTTCACAATGCCTTCCCCCTTTATCCTCACTTCTTTTTTATACAAGGAAGGAGAGTAA
- a CDS encoding GNAT family N-acetyltransferase yields the protein MFTVIRADQIEFDTREQMSRIFAEGFTQWLGFFSNDKQTIARAFAHMFVLNQFYVAVTDDRKVAGMAACTDGTASSVKLNPKELRKHLGLYKGTLAGLFLKKEFEATLADPSPVKCSIDFVGTAPEFRGKGAAMVILRHIIENTPYEQFLIEEVADTNIPAMKLYQKLGFQEYKRKPVPLKRAEKIGISGFLSLKYVKGTSDLK from the coding sequence ATGTTTACTGTGATCAGGGCGGACCAAATAGAATTCGATACAAGAGAGCAAATGTCTCGGATTTTTGCGGAGGGGTTCACGCAGTGGCTTGGCTTTTTTTCCAATGACAAGCAAACCATTGCAAGAGCTTTTGCTCACATGTTCGTTTTGAATCAATTTTATGTAGCGGTAACGGACGATCGCAAAGTTGCTGGCATGGCCGCATGCACGGATGGCACTGCGTCTTCGGTAAAACTGAATCCAAAAGAGCTGCGAAAGCATCTAGGACTCTATAAAGGCACCCTTGCCGGACTCTTTTTGAAAAAAGAATTTGAAGCTACACTAGCAGATCCCTCGCCCGTCAAATGCTCAATCGATTTCGTCGGAACGGCTCCGGAATTCAGAGGGAAGGGAGCAGCAATGGTGATTCTCCGTCATATTATAGAAAATACCCCTTATGAACAATTTCTCATTGAAGAGGTAGCAGATACGAATATTCCCGCGATGAAGCTATACCAAAAGCTAGGGTTTCAAGAATATAAGCGAAAACCTGTCCCATTAAAAAGGGCTGAAAAAATTGGTATAAGTGGCTTCCTATCTTTGAAATACGTGAAGGGTACATCTGATTTAAAATAA
- a CDS encoding ECF transporter S component, which yields MDSTFSARKASKTKTLVINALFIAFTLAATMFINLRLPIMGNGGLIHLGNVPLLIAAFVYGRKTGAIAGAFGMGLFDLISGWTAWAPFTFVIVGAMGYVAGLIAEKVPGNRVFVYALAVAAALVIKIVGYYFVEVILYGNWIQPFGSIPGNVLQVVVAAVIVIPLVGRLKKIVGQG from the coding sequence ATGGATTCTACTTTTTCAGCAAGAAAAGCATCAAAGACGAAAACCTTGGTTATCAACGCACTTTTTATCGCTTTTACTCTCGCAGCCACCATGTTTATCAATTTACGACTCCCGATCATGGGTAACGGTGGCCTCATCCATCTCGGTAACGTGCCTCTTTTAATCGCAGCTTTTGTATATGGCAGAAAAACAGGAGCTATCGCTGGAGCTTTTGGTATGGGCCTCTTTGACCTTATCTCCGGTTGGACAGCATGGGCGCCGTTTACCTTTGTAATCGTAGGTGCAATGGGCTATGTAGCTGGCCTCATCGCCGAAAAGGTACCAGGCAATCGGGTATTTGTGTACGCACTCGCAGTTGCCGCTGCATTGGTGATTAAGATCGTGGGCTACTACTTTGTTGAGGTTATTCTTTACGGGAACTGGATTCAGCCGTTTGGCTCCATTCCAGGGAACGTTTTGCAGGTGGTTGTAGCAGCGGTTATTGTCATCCCGCTGGTGGGACGCTTGAAGAAGATTGTGGGACAAGGGTAA
- a CDS encoding NAD(P)H-dependent oxidoreductase gives MNILVIIGHPDPESYCSALAHAYMKGAKGKAAQIRTIDLSQISFDPNLKYGYRKRTELEDDLKEAQDLIRWADHLVIVYPTWWGTMPAILKGFFDRVLLPGFAYKYREDSPLWDKLLTGKTAHVMVTMDTPSWYNRLIYWQAGHLVMKRNILKFCGIKPVKVTEISGVNAAAEEKRRKWLEKVKQLGERLA, from the coding sequence ATGAACATTCTCGTTATCATCGGACATCCAGATCCCGAGAGCTATTGCTCTGCGTTGGCGCACGCCTATATGAAAGGAGCTAAAGGCAAAGCAGCACAGATTCGCACCATTGATTTAAGCCAAATCTCTTTCGACCCGAATTTGAAGTACGGATATCGGAAAAGAACGGAGCTGGAGGACGACTTAAAAGAAGCGCAGGACCTCATCCGTTGGGCGGATCATCTGGTCATTGTTTATCCGACCTGGTGGGGCACGATGCCCGCTATCTTGAAGGGATTTTTCGATCGTGTCTTATTACCCGGATTCGCCTATAAATATCGGGAAGACTCTCCTCTATGGGATAAGCTGTTAACGGGCAAAACCGCACATGTGATGGTGACCATGGATACCCCATCTTGGTACAACCGATTGATCTACTGGCAAGCCGGACATCTCGTGATGAAACGCAACATTTTAAAGTTTTGCGGGATTAAGCCTGTGAAGGTTACGGAGATCAGTGGGGTGAATGCCGCGGCTGAGGAGAAGCGCAGGAAGTGGCTGGAGAAAGTGAAACAGCTTGGGGAGAGGCTTGCCTAA